The proteins below come from a single Panicum hallii strain FIL2 chromosome 7, PHallii_v3.1, whole genome shotgun sequence genomic window:
- the LOC112901100 gene encoding uncharacterized protein LOC112901100 has product MKFKAFFTDDGISLLDKRFLPAMDKVGRVCHVFLTPTHAMLLHNLLGATAAGPDGGGPQCVAQFAKDLLFREYNLSSRNGNQIAFSVEVALLQRALRSVLAVHAQPPAAGDAPGGPAIQVRLVNKLPAGSRSATPFLTFETKGARAAVVQDVPISRPLSRSDVERLQAALDAAKDLPQTLVQVPDLPQLQSLVDRLKNVGDLLTVAVTQYGDLHLQVSTSLVTVGSEFRKLRVVGDRANAPIGDQNLTASTRMDMAVERGEALSVQVNMKHLVKSLHCHLAKPDYTFYGIAPGGACLTVVFQYFIPGTRLADKSISFYCRLPVLDSGSS; this is encoded by the exons ATGAAGTTCAAGGCCTTCTTCACCGACGATGGCATCTCCCTCCTCGACAAAC GGTTCCTGCCTGCCATGGACAAGGTGGGCCGCGTCTGCCACGTCTTCCTCACGCCCACGCACGCCATGCTCCTCCACAACCTCCTCGGCGCCACGGCCGCGGggcccgacggcggcggcccgcagTGCGTCGCGCAGTTCGCCAAGGACCTCCTCTTCCGAGAGTACAACCTGTCCTCGCGGAACGGGAACCAGATCGCCTTCTCCGTCGAGGTCGCGCTGCTCCAACGCGCGCTCCGCAGCGTGCTCGCCGTCCACGcgcagccgccggccgccggggaCGCCCCCGGTGGCCCCGCGATACAGGTGAGGCTCGTCAACAAGCTGCCCGCAGGGTCACGATCCGCCACGCCGTTCCTCACTTTCGAGACCAAGGGCGCCCGCGCGGCCGTCGTGCAGGATGTGCCCATCTCGCGCCCTCTCTCACGCTCCGACGTCGAGCGGTTGCAGGCGGCCCTTGACGCCGCCAAGGATCTCCCTCAG ACTCTAGTCCAGGTTCCTGATCTGCCACAATTGCAAAGCTTAGTGGATCGTCTAAAAAATGTTGGTGATCTGCTAACAGTAGCTGTTACCCAATATGGCGATCTCCATCTTCAAGTTTCCACTTCTCTTGTTACGGTTGGCTCTGAGTTCAGGAAGCTTCGGGTTGTTGGTGATCGTG CAAATGCACCCATCGGCGATCAAAATTTGACTGCTTCGACTCGTATGGATATGGCAGTTGAGAGAGGGGAAGCACTCTCGGTG CAAGTGAATATGAAGCACCTTGTTAAGAGTCTACATTGTCACTTGGCCAAGCCAGACTACACTTTCTATG GCATCGCTCCTGGTGGTGCTTGCTTGACAGTTGTATTCCAGTACTTCATCCCGGGAACTAGATTGGCAGACAAGTCAATCAGCTTCTACTGCAGGCTTCCAGTCCTTGACTCTGGATCCAGTTAA
- the LOC112900346 gene encoding uncharacterized protein At1g65710-like: MGLCFSKKQQAKRRDGQPSNDAKKSGGRKSGRGADAKKVPQAKASAPALAKKAVARPEEPAADKRTVFVVKAAAAAAAAEVAAAAKGGSEGAEAKRAAPEEEAARPVAVGRAPVRTSSCTKEEVDAILIQCGRLSRSSSASGKAPSGEHGGGHRRYAGSKRSYDFDHERRGGDADECDWGREGAAASRPSPRRRTPERKRSASHDGRTGSGSGSRSRRVSRSPGRRADVAPAAGSLGTGERGARQQPGKMVSVPARDKGRAPSPVKASSSGKRYPSPRSNSPARAAAAGNENAGMQPTHGPSLSRSSSRKAEQSPYRRNPMAELDENALGNNHHHNNGNNSKLQKRSADAAVALPQKTSERAKDQIPSTRAAKEKEIVEEAVASDTKASSARMNATHSVSIVAENVTNPRPGSRSSRRSSRDFDHNGNSYASLLLEDIQNYHQQSTSAAAAPTFALPACVSKACSILEAVADLNSSSSENKSFELERSVNDKESVNGRYGGKGPGTTHVVESEVVVKDDLMEPSIHKYVSVRDIRGVGETEPQESAGSNSFAGNAWTCSWEPNSVDSTDRTRTASQSYNGDEVEQVTEQSWQSKQEPSCRGSASHVQLQRVRGAHRGSGSGCAVSGRSDARGASASSSFV; encoded by the exons ATGGGGCTCTGTTTCAGCAAGAAGCAGCAAGCGAAGCGCCGAGACGGGCAGCCGTCCAATGACGCCAAGAAGAGCGGCGGCCGGAAATCCGGCAGGGGCGCCGATGCCAAGAAGGTGCCCCAGGCAAaggcgtcggcgccggcgctgGCCAAGAAGGCTGTAGCCAGACCGGAGGAGCCGGCGGCCGACAAGAGGACGGTCTTCGTCGTcaaggccgccgcggcggcggcggccgcggaggtCGCTGCCGCGGCGAAGGGCGGGTCCGAGGGGGCGGAAGCGAagcgggcggcgccggaggaggaggcggcgaggCCCGTCGCGGTGGGGCGGGCGCCGGTGCGCACGTCGAGCTGCACCAAGGAGGAGGTGGACGCGATCCTGATCCAGTGCGGCCGGCTCAGTCGGAGCTCGTCGGCGTCCGGGAAGGCGCCGTCGGGAGAGCACGGCGGCGGGCACCGGAGGTACGCCGGGTCCAAGCGGAGCTACGACTTCGACCACGAGAGGAGGGGCGGCGACGCCGACGAGTGCGATTGGGGCAGGGAGGGGGCCGCGGCGTCCAGgccctccccgcgccgccggacGCCGGAGCGGAAGCGGTCCGCGAGCCACGATGGCCGAACTGGCAGCGGGAGcgggagccggagccggagggTGAGCCGGtcgccggggcggcgggcggacgtCGCCCCTGCTGCAGGGAGCTTGGGGACTGGCGAGCGAGGCGCAAGGCAGCAGCCGGGGAAGATGGTGTCCGTCCCGGCGAGGGACAAGgggcgcgcgccgtcgccggtGAAGGCGTCGTCGTCTGGGAAGAGGTACCCGTCTCCGAGGTCGAACTCGCCTGCGAGGGCGGCCGCCGCAGGGAATGAGAACGCTGGGATGCAGCCGACGCACGGGCCGTCGCTGAGCCGGAGCTCCTCCAGGAAGGCCGAGCAGTCGCCCTACCGGCGCAACCCCATGGCAGAGCTCGACGAGAACGCTCTCGGTAACAATCACCACCACAACAATGGCAACAACAGCAAGCTCCAAAAG AGATCCGCTGATGCTGCCGTCGCATTGCCACAGAAGACATCGGAGCGTGCAAAGGATCAGATCCCCAGCACCCGAGCTGCGAAGGAGAAGGAGATTGTGGAGGAGGCCGTGGCGTCGGACACCAAAGCATCGTCCGCAAGGATGAACGCCACCCACTCAGTAAGCATTGTGGCCGAGAACGTCACCAATCCGAGGCCGGGGAGCCGGTCGTCGAGGCGTTCCTCACGCGATTTCGACCACAATGGCAACTCGTACGCCTCCCTGCTCCTGGAGGACATCCAAAACTACCACCAGCAGAGCACCAGCGCCGCTGCAGCGCCGACCTTCGCGCTCCCGGCGTGCGTGTCGAAGGCCTGCTCGATCCTTGAAGCCGTCGCCGACCTCAACTCCTCGTCGTCCGAGAACAAGAGCTTCGAGCTGGAGAGGTCGGTCAACGACAAGGAGTCCGTCAACGGGAGGTACGGCGGCAAGGGTCCGGGCACCACCCACGTGGTCGAGTCGGAGGTCGTCGTGAAGGACGACCTCATGGAGCCGAGCATCCACAAGTACGTCTCGGTGCGTGACATCCGCGGGGTCGGGGAGACCGAGCCGCAGGAGTCCGCCGGGAGCAACAGCTTCGCCGGCAACGCGTGGACGTGCTCGTGGGAGCCCAATTCCGTGGACTCCACCGACCGGACCAGGACGGCCTCGCAGTCGTACAACGGTGACGAGGTGGAGCAGGTCACGGAGCAGTCATGGCAGAGCAAGCAGGAGCCCAGCTGCCGTGGTTCTGCCAGCCATGTTCAGCTTCAGCGCGTGCGTGGCGCTCaccgcggcagcggcagcggttGCGCCGTCAGTGGCCGGTCCGATGCTCGTGGTGCCTCAGCGAGTTCTTCGTTTGTTTAG
- the LOC112900233 gene encoding ferredoxin-thioredoxin reductase, variable chain-like: MQFPTRPPTSPCPMATTAVASPSTSTPSTPLLPRRRSLPPASTPARCRLLPAPPRWRARLDIARRVAVGSDVSSYPDVAAEEAAAARKVGKRVRVTAPVRVHHVAKAPGLDLRGMEGVVKQYVGVWKGKRVTANLPFKVEFELKLDGQEKPVRFIAHLREQEFDIVGDE, translated from the coding sequence ATGCAATTCCCCACTCGCCCACCAACCTCCCCGTGCCCGATGGCCACCACCGCCGTGGCGTCCCCCTCCACCTCCACACCGTCAActcccctcctcccccgccgccgctccctccCTCCCGCCTCCACGCccgcccgctgccgcctcctccccgcgccgccgcggtggcgcgcgcgccTCGACATCGCGCGCCGGGTGGCCGTCGGCAGCGACGTGTCCTCGTACCCTGACGTGGCCGCcgaggaggccgccgccgcgcgcaagGTCGGGAAGCGCGTCCGCGTCACGGCGCCCGTCCGCGTCCACCACGTCGCCAAGGCGCCGGGGCTGGACCTGCGCGGCATGGAGGGCGTCGTCAAGCAGTACGTCGGCGTGTGGAAGGGCAAGCGCGTCACGGCAAATCTCCCCTTCAAGGTGGAGTTCGAGCTCAAGCTGGACGGCCAGGAAAAGCCGGTCCGGTTCATCGCCCACCTCCGCGAGCAAGAGTTCGATATCGTCGGAGACGAGTAG